From the Anopheles coustani chromosome X, idAnoCousDA_361_x.2, whole genome shotgun sequence genome, one window contains:
- the LOC131269219 gene encoding pupal cuticle protein 27 isoform X1, translated as MLFISRLQLLLSAVVTIIAAQRDYTTPVPILKQINRHNEDGSYSYGYEAADGTFKIETKYPNGEVQGKYGYVDDGGKLREIEYGASNRGFEPQGTDINVPPPTLSNSNYPPLGPNEEDDGQYREDPSIYYKDSRYNSKPAPYNPRPAPVAYNPAPQQYYRNTAAPEVPAATYQPQQPQPQHRFQPQPQPQQQQYYQPAVPQHRADQWHPNAKVDINTGSYSLSYTGR; from the exons ATGCTTTTCATCTCACGCCTGCAGCTACTTCTGTCTGCGGTAGTGACGATTATTGCAGCCCAGAGAGACTACACCACCCCGGTACCGATCCTGAAGCAGATCAACCGACACAACGAGGACGGTAGCTACAGCTACGGCTATGAGGCCGCCGACGGCACGTTCAAGATCGAGACCAAATACCCTAACGGAGAGGTACAAGGCAAGTATGGCTACGTGGACGACGGTGGCAAACTGCGCGAGATCGAGTACGGTGCGAGCAACCGTGGATTCGAACCGCAAG GTACCGATATCAACGTGCCACCGCCGACACTGAGTAACAGCAACTACCCGCCGCTCGGCCCGAACGAGGAAGATGACGGCCAGTATCGGGAGGATCCAAGCATCTACTACAAGGATTCCCGCTATAACTCCAAGCCGGCACCGTACAACCCGCGGCCCGCACCGGTAGCCTACAATCCGGCACCGCAGCAGTACTACCGCAACACGGCCGCCCCCGAGGTGCCGGCGGCGACGTACCAGCCCCAGCAGCCGCAACCCCAACACCGATTCCAGCCTCAgccgcagccgcagcagcagcagtactaCCAGCCAGCCGTTCCTCAACACCGTGCCGACCAGTGGCACCCGAATGCCAAGGTGGACATCAACACGGGCTCCTACTCGCTCAGCTACACCGGCAGATAG
- the LOC131269219 gene encoding pupal cuticle protein 27 isoform X2, whose product MKSLLLLSAVVTIIAAQRDYTTPVPILKQINRHNEDGSYSYGYEAADGTFKIETKYPNGEVQGKYGYVDDGGKLREIEYGASNRGFEPQGTDINVPPPTLSNSNYPPLGPNEEDDGQYREDPSIYYKDSRYNSKPAPYNPRPAPVAYNPAPQQYYRNTAAPEVPAATYQPQQPQPQHRFQPQPQPQQQQYYQPAVPQHRADQWHPNAKVDINTGSYSLSYTGR is encoded by the exons CTACTTCTGTCTGCGGTAGTGACGATTATTGCAGCCCAGAGAGACTACACCACCCCGGTACCGATCCTGAAGCAGATCAACCGACACAACGAGGACGGTAGCTACAGCTACGGCTATGAGGCCGCCGACGGCACGTTCAAGATCGAGACCAAATACCCTAACGGAGAGGTACAAGGCAAGTATGGCTACGTGGACGACGGTGGCAAACTGCGCGAGATCGAGTACGGTGCGAGCAACCGTGGATTCGAACCGCAAG GTACCGATATCAACGTGCCACCGCCGACACTGAGTAACAGCAACTACCCGCCGCTCGGCCCGAACGAGGAAGATGACGGCCAGTATCGGGAGGATCCAAGCATCTACTACAAGGATTCCCGCTATAACTCCAAGCCGGCACCGTACAACCCGCGGCCCGCACCGGTAGCCTACAATCCGGCACCGCAGCAGTACTACCGCAACACGGCCGCCCCCGAGGTGCCGGCGGCGACGTACCAGCCCCAGCAGCCGCAACCCCAACACCGATTCCAGCCTCAgccgcagccgcagcagcagcagtactaCCAGCCAGCCGTTCCTCAACACCGTGCCGACCAGTGGCACCCGAATGCCAAGGTGGACATCAACACGGGCTCCTACTCGCTCAGCTACACCGGCAGATAG